Proteins encoded by one window of Cervus canadensis isolate Bull #8, Minnesota chromosome 18, ASM1932006v1, whole genome shotgun sequence:
- the MBOAT7 gene encoding lysophospholipid acyltransferase 7 yields the protein MSPEEWTYLVVLLISIPIGFLFKKAGPGLKRWGAAAVGLGLTLFTCGPHTLHSLVTILGTWALIQAQPCSCHALALAWTFSYLLFFRALSLLGLPTPTPFTNAVQLLLTLKLVSLASEVQDLHVAQRKEMASGFSKGPPLGLLPDVPSLMETLSYSYCYVGIMTGPFFRYRTYLDWLEQPFPGAVPSLRPLLRRAWPAPLFGLLFLLSSHLFPLEAVREDAFYARPLPARLFYMIPVFFAFRMRFYVAWIAAECGCIAAGFGAYPVAAKARAGGGPTLQCPPPSSPETAASVEYDYETIRNIDCYGTDFCVRVREGMRYWNMTVQWWLAQYVYKSAPARSYVLRSAWTMLLSAYWHGLHPGYYLSFLTIPLCLAAEGQLESALRWRLGPRGQKAWDWVHWFLKMRAYDYMCMGFVLLSLRDTLRYWASVYFCVHVLALAALALGLALGRRGPGRRKSAAPAPSPASGKLREE from the exons ATGTCGCCCGAAGAATGGACATATCTAGTGGTTCTTCTTATCTCCATCCCAATCGGCTTCCTCTTTAAGAAAGCTG GACCTGGGCTGAAGAGATGGGGGGCGGCGGCCGTGGGCCTGGGGCTCACCTTGTTCACCTGTGGCCCCCACACTTTGCATTCTCTGGTCACCATCCTTGGGACCTGGGCGCTCATTCAGGCCCAGCCCTG CTCCTGCCACGCCCTGGCCCTCGCCTGGACCTTCTCCTACCTGCTTTTCTTCCGTGCGCTCAGCCTGCTGGGCCTGCCCACTCCCACGCCCTTCACCAACGCCGTCCAACTGCTGCTGACGCTGAAG CTGGTGAGTCTGGCCAGTGAAGTTCAGGACCTGCACGTGGcccagaggaaggaaatggcCTCGGGCTTCAGCAAGGGGCCCCCCCTGGGGCTGCTGCCGGACGTGCCCTCTCTGATGGAGACCCTCAGCTACAGCTACTGCTACGTGGGAATCATGACAG GCCCGTTCTTCCGCTACCGCACCTACCTGGACTGGCTGGAGCAGCCCTTCCCGGGGGCCGTGCCCAGCCTGCGGCCCCTACTGCGCCGCGCCTGGCCGGCCCCGCTCTTCGGCCTGCTCTTCCTGCTCTCATCACACCTCTTCCCGCTGGAGGCCGTGCGCGAGGACGCCTTCTACGCCCGCCCGCTGCCCGCCCGCCTCTTCTACATGATCCCCGTGTTCTTCGCCTTCCGCATGCGCTTCTACGTGGCCTGGATTGCCGCCGAGTGCGGCTGCATTGCCGCCGGCTTCGGGGCCTACCCCGTGGCCGCCAAAGCCCGGGCCGGGGGCGGCCCCACCCTCCAATGCCCACCCCCCAGCAG tccgGAGACGGCGGCTTCCGTGGAGTACGACTATGAGACCATCCGCAACATCGACTGCTACGGCACGGACTTCTGCGTGCGCGTGCGGGAGGGCATGCGCTACTGGAACATGACGGTGCAGTGGTGGCTGGCGCAGTACGTCTACAAGAGCGCGCCCGCCCGCTCCTACGTCCTCAG gAGTGCGTGGACCATGCTGCTGAGCGCCTACTGGCACGGCCTGCACCCTGGTTACTACCTGAGCTTCCTCACCATCCCGCTGTGCCTGGCAGCCGAGGGCCAGCTGGAGTCGGCCCTCCGGTGGCGGCTGGGTCCCCGGGGCCAGAAGGCCTGGGACTGGGTGCACTGGTTCCTGAAGATGCGGGCCTATGACTACATGTGCATGGGCTTCGTGCTGCTGTCGCTGCGCGACACCCTCCGCTACTGGGCCTCGGTCTACTTCTGCGTGCACGTCCTGGCGCTGGCGGCCCTGGCGCTGGGGCTGGCCCTAGGCCGCCGCGGCCCCGGGCGGCGGAAGTCGGCGGCCCCGGCCCCCAGCCCGGCCTCGGGAAAGCTCCGGGAAGAGTGA
- the TSEN34 gene encoding tRNA-splicing endonuclease subunit Sen34 has translation MLVVEVANGRSLVWGAEAVQALRERLGVGGRTVGALPRGPRQNSRLGLPLLLMPEEARLLAEIGAVTLVSAPRPDPRQHSLALASFKRQQEQGFQEQSALAAEAREIRRQELLEKITEGQAAKKLKLEQESGTSGSQEAGGKQAAEENEASAGQAAGEHEEAFEGSSPQPGPSNGVAPLPRSALLIQLATARPRPIKARPLDWRVQSKDWPHAGRPAHELRYSIYRDLWERGFFLSAAGKFGGDFLVYPGDPLRFHAHYIAQCWAPGDPIPLQDLVSAGRLGTSVRKTLLLCSPQPDGKVVYTSLQWASLQ, from the exons ATGCTGGTGGTGGAGGTGGCGAACGGCCGCTCCCTGGTATGGGGGGCCGAGGCGGTGCAGGCGCTGCGGGAGCGCCTGGGCGTGGGGGGCCGCACGGTGGGCGCCCTGCCCCGCGGGCCCCGCCAGAACTCGCGCCTGGGCCTCCCACTGCTGCTGATGCCTGAGGAGGCGCGACTGCTGGCCGAGATCGGCGCAGTGACCCTAGTCAGCGCCCCGCGCCCGGACCCCCGCCAACACAGCCTG GCACTGGCATCCTTCAAGCGTCAGCAAGAGCAGGGTTTCCAGGAGCAAAGCGCTCTGGCAGCTGAGGCCCGAGAGATCCGTCGTCAGGAGCTCCTAGAGAAGATTACAGAGGGCCAGGCTGCGAAGAAGCTAAAGCTGGAACAGGAATCAGGGACCAGTGGGAGCCAGGAGGCCGGTGGGAAGCAAGCTGCCGAAGAGAATGAGGCCAGTGCTGGCCAGGCTGCTGGAGAGCATGAGGAAGCATTTGAAG gctcctctccccagccAGGGCCTTCAAATGGAGTGGCCCCCTTACCGAGGTCTGCTCTGCTTATCCAGTTGGCCACTGCTCGGCCGCGGCCCATCAAGGCTAGGCCCCTGGACTGGCGTGTCCAGTCCAAAGACTGGCCCCATGCTGGCCGCCCTGCCCACGAGCTTCGCTACAGCATCTACAGAGACCTGTGGGAACGAGGCTTCTTCCTCAGTGCCGCTGGCAAGTTCGGGGGCGACTTCCTGGTCTATCCTG GCGACCCGCTGCGTTTCCACGCTCATTACATCGCCCAGTGCTGGGCTCCCGGGGATCCCATCCCACTCCAGGACCTGGTTTCGGCTGGCCGCCTGGGCACCAGTGTCAGAAAGACACTGCTGCTTTGCTCCCCGCAGCCCGATGGTAAGGTGGTCTACACGTCCCTGCAGTGGGCCAGCCTGCAGTGA
- the RPS9 gene encoding 40S ribosomal protein S9, producing the protein MPVARSWVCRKTYVTPRRPFEKSRLDQELKLIGEYGLRNKREVWRVKFTLAKIRKAARELLTLDEKDPRRLFEGNALLRRLVRIGVLDEGKMKLDYILGLKIEDFLERRLQTQVFKLGLAKSIHHARVLIRQRHIRVRKQVVNIPSFIVRLDSQKHIDFSLRSPYGGGRPGRVKRKNAKKGQGGAGAGDDEEED; encoded by the exons ATGCCGGTCGCCCGGAGCTGGGTTTGTCGCAAAACCTATGTGACCCCGCGGAGACCCTTCGAGAAGTCCCGGCTCGACCAAGAGCTGAAGCTGATCG GCGAGTATGGGCTCCGGAACAAACGTGAGGTCTGGAGGGTCAAATTCACCCTGGCCAAGATCCGAAAGGCTGCCCGGGAGCTGCTGACGCTGGATGAGAAAGACCCGCGGCGTCTGTTCGAAG GTAACGCCCTGTTGCGGCGGCTCGTCCGTATCGGGGTGCTGGACGAAGGCAAGATGAAGCTGGATTACATCCTGGGCCTGAAGATTGAGGATTTCTTGGAGAGACGCCTGCAGACCCAGGTCTTCAAGCTGGGCCTGGCCAAGTCCATCCACCACGCCCGCGTGCTCATCCGCCAGCGCCACATCAG GGTCCGCAAGCAGGTGGTGAACATCCCGTCCTTCATCGTGCGCCTGGACTCCCAGAAGCACATCGACTTCTCCCTGCGCTCCCCGTACGGCGGGGGCCGCCCGGGCCGTGTGAAGAGGAAGAACGCCAAGAAGGGCCAGGGCGGGGCCGGAGCCGGCGACGACGAGGAGGAGGACTGA
- the LOC122421172 gene encoding leukocyte immunoglobulin-like receptor subfamily B member 3 isoform X2, giving the protein MRGSAMTLTFTTLLCLGLCWGLEDQGQPEVLPKPSIWADPGTMVAHGSPVTIWCQGSLLADVYHLYKESGSGSWEAQAPQGSRNKAGFHFEYTRSGDAGQYQCAYRSRNRWSGWSDPLPLVVTGVYRAPSLSAQPSPVVAAGGKVSLTCSSQYAAGTLHLLKEGGADLPRYQASRNYGNQGREEAVFPVGPVTSSHGGTYRCYDAPSNLPYLWSHPSDPLHLQVTGLSRAPSLSAQPGSLVLPGDNLTLRCGSEAGFGSFALTTDKRLSPPPRLEGQQSPDFPLGRVTRAHGGRYRCYRGHNVSHAWSAPSAPLDILVAGMHRKPSLSARPGASVPQGENVTLQCRSEVRSDTFHLSKEGSLAPPQHLRLQDMAPPVQANFTLRAVTSAHSGTYRCYSSQSTAPHLLSLPSDPLELLVSGGSGNQLLPALESGPGLPWYLSVLIGVSVTFVLLLLILLFLRHRGQDRRRKSAAASGLEDRGRQKSSSPAADAPEESLYCAVTEDARPEQGRARASQAATPEDPQDVTYAQLDHSIKQGATTPANQQPGECPAEPSVYATLALH; this is encoded by the exons ATGAGAGGCAGCGCCATGACCCTGACCTTCACCACCCTTCTCTGCCTCG GGCTGTGCTGGGGCCTGGAGGACCAGGGACAGCCAG AGGTTCTCCCCAAACCCTCTATCTGGGCTGACCCGGGCACCATGGTCGCCCACGGGAGCCCGGTGACCATCTGGTGTCAGGGGTCTCTGCTGGCAGATGTCTACCATCTGTATAAAGAGAGCGGCTCTGGATCCTGGGAGGCTCAGGCCCCTCAGGGCTCCAGGAACAAGGCCGGGTTCCACTTTGAATACACGAGGTCAGGTGATGCCGGGCAGTATCAGTGTGCATATCGCAGCAGGAACCGCTGGTCAGGCTGGAGTGACCCCCTGCCCCTGGTGGTGACAG gaGTGTACAGGGCGCCCTCCCTGtccgcccagcccagccctgtggTGGCCGCAGGAGGCAAAGTGTCCCTCACGTGCAGTTCACAGTATGCAGCGGGCACGCTGCACCTGCTGAAGGAGGGAGGCGCTGACCTGCCCCGATACCAGGCGTCGAGGAACTATGGGAACCAAGGGCGGGAAGAGGCTGTGTTCCCTGTGGGCCCCGTGACCAGCTCCCACGGGGGGACCTACAGGTGCTATGATGCTCCCAGCAACCTGCCCTATCTGTGGTCGCACCCCAGTGACCCTCTGCATCTCCAGGTCACAG GCCTGTCCAGGGCGCCCTCCCTGTCCGCCCAGCCCGGCTCGCTCGTGCTCCCCGGAGACAACCTGACCCTCCGGTGTGGCTCAGAGGCCGGCTTTGGCAGCTTCGCTCTGACCACGGACAAGCGGCTCAGCCCGCCCCCCCGCCTAGAAGGGCAGCAGAGCCCCGACTTCCCCCTGGGCCGCGTGACCCGCGCCCACGGGGGCCGGTACAGATGCTATCGTGGGCACAACGTCTCCCACGCGTGGTCGGCCCCCAGCGCCCCCCTGGACATCCTGGTCGCGG GAATGCACAGGAAACCCTCCCTCTCCGCCCGCCCGGGGGCCTCAGTGCCCCAGGGAGAGAACGTGACCCTGCAGTGTCGCTCTGAGGTCCGCTCAGACACCTTCCATCTGTCCAAGGAGGGGTCGCTCGCTCCTCCCCAGCACCTGCGTCTGCAGGACATGGCTCCGCCCGTCCAGGCCAACTTCACCCTGAGAGCTGTGACCTCAGCCCACAGTGGGACCTACAGATGCTACAGCTCACAGAGCACTGCCCCCCACCTGCTGTCGCTCCCCAGCGACCCCCTGGAGCTCCTGGTCTCAG GAGGCTCCGGGAATCAGCTCCTCCCTGCCTTGGAATCAGGCCCGG GCCTCCCCTGGTACCTGAGTGTCCTCATCGGGGTCTCGGTGACCTTCGTCCTGCTGctcctcatcctcctcttcctccgaCACCGGGGTCAGGACAGACGCAGGAAGTCAG CCGCAGCATCAGGGCTTGAGGACAGAGGCCGGCAGAAGAG CTCCAGCCCGGCTGCTGACGCCCCGGAGGAAAGCTTGTACT GTGCCGTCACGGAAGACGCACGGCCGGAGCAGGGCAGAGCGAGGGCCAGCCAG GCTGCCACACCTGAAGACCCCCAGGATGTGACCTATGCCCAACTGGACCACTCAATCAAGCAGGGGGCAACCACGCCCGCCAACCAGCAGCCAGGGGAGTGCCCCGCAGAGCCCAGCGTGTACGCCACTCTCGCCTTGCACTAG
- the LOC122421172 gene encoding leukocyte immunoglobulin-like receptor subfamily B member 3 isoform X1: MRGSAMTLTFTTLLCLGLCWGLEDQGQPEVLPKPSIWADPGTMVAHGSPVTIWCQGSLLADVYHLYKESGSGSWEAQAPQGSRNKAGFHFEYTRSGDAGQYQCAYRSRNRWSGWSDPLPLVVTGVYRAPSLSAQPSPVVAAGGKVSLTCSSQYAAGTLHLLKEGGADLPRYQASRNYGNQGREEAVFPVGPVTSSHGGTYRCYDAPSNLPYLWSHPSDPLHLQVTGLSRAPSLSAQPGSLVLPGDNLTLRCGSEAGFGSFALTTDKRLSPPPRLEGQQSPDFPLGRVTRAHGGRYRCYRGHNVSHAWSAPSAPLDILVAGMHRKPSLSARPGASVPQGENVTLQCRSEVRSDTFHLSKEGSLAPPQHLRLQDMAPPVQANFTLRAVTSAHSGTYRCYSSQSTAPHLLSLPSDPLELLVSGGSGNQLLPALESGPGLPWYLSVLIGVSVTFVLLLLILLFLRHRGQDRRRKSAAAASGLEDRGRQKSSSPAADAPEESLYCAVTEDARPEQGRARASQAATPEDPQDVTYAQLDHSIKQGATTPANQQPGECPAEPSVYATLALH, translated from the exons ATGAGAGGCAGCGCCATGACCCTGACCTTCACCACCCTTCTCTGCCTCG GGCTGTGCTGGGGCCTGGAGGACCAGGGACAGCCAG AGGTTCTCCCCAAACCCTCTATCTGGGCTGACCCGGGCACCATGGTCGCCCACGGGAGCCCGGTGACCATCTGGTGTCAGGGGTCTCTGCTGGCAGATGTCTACCATCTGTATAAAGAGAGCGGCTCTGGATCCTGGGAGGCTCAGGCCCCTCAGGGCTCCAGGAACAAGGCCGGGTTCCACTTTGAATACACGAGGTCAGGTGATGCCGGGCAGTATCAGTGTGCATATCGCAGCAGGAACCGCTGGTCAGGCTGGAGTGACCCCCTGCCCCTGGTGGTGACAG gaGTGTACAGGGCGCCCTCCCTGtccgcccagcccagccctgtggTGGCCGCAGGAGGCAAAGTGTCCCTCACGTGCAGTTCACAGTATGCAGCGGGCACGCTGCACCTGCTGAAGGAGGGAGGCGCTGACCTGCCCCGATACCAGGCGTCGAGGAACTATGGGAACCAAGGGCGGGAAGAGGCTGTGTTCCCTGTGGGCCCCGTGACCAGCTCCCACGGGGGGACCTACAGGTGCTATGATGCTCCCAGCAACCTGCCCTATCTGTGGTCGCACCCCAGTGACCCTCTGCATCTCCAGGTCACAG GCCTGTCCAGGGCGCCCTCCCTGTCCGCCCAGCCCGGCTCGCTCGTGCTCCCCGGAGACAACCTGACCCTCCGGTGTGGCTCAGAGGCCGGCTTTGGCAGCTTCGCTCTGACCACGGACAAGCGGCTCAGCCCGCCCCCCCGCCTAGAAGGGCAGCAGAGCCCCGACTTCCCCCTGGGCCGCGTGACCCGCGCCCACGGGGGCCGGTACAGATGCTATCGTGGGCACAACGTCTCCCACGCGTGGTCGGCCCCCAGCGCCCCCCTGGACATCCTGGTCGCGG GAATGCACAGGAAACCCTCCCTCTCCGCCCGCCCGGGGGCCTCAGTGCCCCAGGGAGAGAACGTGACCCTGCAGTGTCGCTCTGAGGTCCGCTCAGACACCTTCCATCTGTCCAAGGAGGGGTCGCTCGCTCCTCCCCAGCACCTGCGTCTGCAGGACATGGCTCCGCCCGTCCAGGCCAACTTCACCCTGAGAGCTGTGACCTCAGCCCACAGTGGGACCTACAGATGCTACAGCTCACAGAGCACTGCCCCCCACCTGCTGTCGCTCCCCAGCGACCCCCTGGAGCTCCTGGTCTCAG GAGGCTCCGGGAATCAGCTCCTCCCTGCCTTGGAATCAGGCCCGG GCCTCCCCTGGTACCTGAGTGTCCTCATCGGGGTCTCGGTGACCTTCGTCCTGCTGctcctcatcctcctcttcctccgaCACCGGGGTCAGGACAGACGCAGGAAGTCAG CAGCCGCAGCATCAGGGCTTGAGGACAGAGGCCGGCAGAAGAG CTCCAGCCCGGCTGCTGACGCCCCGGAGGAAAGCTTGTACT GTGCCGTCACGGAAGACGCACGGCCGGAGCAGGGCAGAGCGAGGGCCAGCCAG GCTGCCACACCTGAAGACCCCCAGGATGTGACCTATGCCCAACTGGACCACTCAATCAAGCAGGGGGCAACCACGCCCGCCAACCAGCAGCCAGGGGAGTGCCCCGCAGAGCCCAGCGTGTACGCCACTCTCGCCTTGCACTAG
- the LOC122421172 gene encoding leukocyte immunoglobulin-like receptor subfamily B member 3 isoform X3 — protein sequence MRGSAMTLTFTTLLCLGLCWGLEDQGQPEVLPKPSIWADPGTMVAHGSPVTIWCQGSLLADVYHLYKESGSGSWEAQAPQGSRNKAGFHFEYTRSGDAGQYQCAYRSRNRWSGWSDPLPLVVTGVYRAPSLSAQPSPVVAAGGKVSLTCSSQYAAGTLHLLKEGGADLPRYQASRNYGNQGREEAVFPVGPVTSSHGGTYRCYDAPSNLPYLWSHPSDPLHLQVTGMHRKPSLSARPGASVPQGENVTLQCRSEVRSDTFHLSKEGSLAPPQHLRLQDMAPPVQANFTLRAVTSAHSGTYRCYSSQSTAPHLLSLPSDPLELLVSGGSGNQLLPALESGPGLPWYLSVLIGVSVTFVLLLLILLFLRHRGQDRRRKSAAAASGLEDRGRQKSSSPAADAPEESLYCAVTEDARPEQGRARASQAATPEDPQDVTYAQLDHSIKQGATTPANQQPGECPAEPSVYATLALH from the exons ATGAGAGGCAGCGCCATGACCCTGACCTTCACCACCCTTCTCTGCCTCG GGCTGTGCTGGGGCCTGGAGGACCAGGGACAGCCAG AGGTTCTCCCCAAACCCTCTATCTGGGCTGACCCGGGCACCATGGTCGCCCACGGGAGCCCGGTGACCATCTGGTGTCAGGGGTCTCTGCTGGCAGATGTCTACCATCTGTATAAAGAGAGCGGCTCTGGATCCTGGGAGGCTCAGGCCCCTCAGGGCTCCAGGAACAAGGCCGGGTTCCACTTTGAATACACGAGGTCAGGTGATGCCGGGCAGTATCAGTGTGCATATCGCAGCAGGAACCGCTGGTCAGGCTGGAGTGACCCCCTGCCCCTGGTGGTGACAG gaGTGTACAGGGCGCCCTCCCTGtccgcccagcccagccctgtggTGGCCGCAGGAGGCAAAGTGTCCCTCACGTGCAGTTCACAGTATGCAGCGGGCACGCTGCACCTGCTGAAGGAGGGAGGCGCTGACCTGCCCCGATACCAGGCGTCGAGGAACTATGGGAACCAAGGGCGGGAAGAGGCTGTGTTCCCTGTGGGCCCCGTGACCAGCTCCCACGGGGGGACCTACAGGTGCTATGATGCTCCCAGCAACCTGCCCTATCTGTGGTCGCACCCCAGTGACCCTCTGCATCTCCAGGTCACAG GAATGCACAGGAAACCCTCCCTCTCCGCCCGCCCGGGGGCCTCAGTGCCCCAGGGAGAGAACGTGACCCTGCAGTGTCGCTCTGAGGTCCGCTCAGACACCTTCCATCTGTCCAAGGAGGGGTCGCTCGCTCCTCCCCAGCACCTGCGTCTGCAGGACATGGCTCCGCCCGTCCAGGCCAACTTCACCCTGAGAGCTGTGACCTCAGCCCACAGTGGGACCTACAGATGCTACAGCTCACAGAGCACTGCCCCCCACCTGCTGTCGCTCCCCAGCGACCCCCTGGAGCTCCTGGTCTCAG GAGGCTCCGGGAATCAGCTCCTCCCTGCCTTGGAATCAGGCCCGG GCCTCCCCTGGTACCTGAGTGTCCTCATCGGGGTCTCGGTGACCTTCGTCCTGCTGctcctcatcctcctcttcctccgaCACCGGGGTCAGGACAGACGCAGGAAGTCAG CAGCCGCAGCATCAGGGCTTGAGGACAGAGGCCGGCAGAAGAG CTCCAGCCCGGCTGCTGACGCCCCGGAGGAAAGCTTGTACT GTGCCGTCACGGAAGACGCACGGCCGGAGCAGGGCAGAGCGAGGGCCAGCCAG GCTGCCACACCTGAAGACCCCCAGGATGTGACCTATGCCCAACTGGACCACTCAATCAAGCAGGGGGCAACCACGCCCGCCAACCAGCAGCCAGGGGAGTGCCCCGCAGAGCCCAGCGTGTACGCCACTCTCGCCTTGCACTAG